The Aquidulcibacter paucihalophilus genome has a window encoding:
- a CDS encoding HU family DNA-binding protein, producing MTTQAELIAAVAKDAGVSQADAGRMLDALVKNIHKSLIGGGDVRISNLGVFDTAARAAREGRNPATGATIKIAASKAVRFRVSKPLKDAVNK from the coding sequence ATGACCACCCAAGCAGAACTCATTGCCGCCGTCGCCAAGGACGCCGGTGTCAGCCAGGCTGACGCTGGCCGGATGCTCGACGCCCTCGTCAAGAACATCCACAAGTCGCTGATCGGCGGCGGCGACGTGCGCATCTCGAACCTCGGCGTGTTCGACACCGCCGCCCGCGCTGCCCGTGAAGGCCGCAACCCGGCCACCGGCGCGACGATCAAGATCGCCGCCTCCAAGGCCGTGCGCTTCCGCGTGTCGAAGCCGCTCAAGGATGCGGTGAACAAGTAA
- a CDS encoding DUF983 domain-containing protein — protein MTEPQYPRLNTLSTGLRCRCPRCGEGPLLTGFLTIRDACPACGLDYSFAEPADGPAFFGMSAVGIVGMALFMWFEFSVHPPIWVHLVVTMPLLVIGCLAVLRPLKGWLVSEQFIHKAAPPVFESNGKHGEGSKWR, from the coding sequence GTGACCGAGCCCCAGTATCCCCGTCTGAACACCCTCTCGACCGGCCTTCGCTGCCGCTGTCCGCGCTGCGGCGAGGGGCCTTTGTTGACGGGCTTCCTGACGATCCGCGACGCCTGCCCCGCCTGCGGCCTCGACTACAGTTTCGCCGAGCCTGCCGACGGCCCCGCCTTCTTCGGCATGAGCGCGGTGGGGATCGTGGGCATGGCGCTGTTCATGTGGTTCGAGTTCTCCGTCCACCCGCCGATCTGGGTGCATCTGGTCGTGACCATGCCCCTGCTGGTGATCGGCTGTCTGGCCGTGCTGCGGCCGCTGAAGGGCTGGCTGGTGTCGGAGCAGTTCATCCACAAGGCCGCGCCGCCGGTGTTCGAAAGCAACGGCAAACACGGCGAAGGCTCGAAATGGCGCTGA
- a CDS encoding integrase arm-type DNA-binding domain-containing protein produces MPKLLLTDKLVAGAKALPGQRLELWDLKAPGLCLRVTDRGLKTFVIRYRGVDGAQPRLKLGQFPQLSLRSARIEAGRIRSEVEAGNDPAALKRQAKKPVEAPLTFTQLYDQYVQASRAGEWKPKGKRKREVTFDYEEGIIRRHIKPVLGDLPLVSITRKTIKELLRGMVAKGIGPQTNRCQAVIRQVFAYGISEDLVQINPATGFAPFVDQEPRRRVWSNDELRALWVALNTEGPLTDKQGRKCFVGRQPRIAIMLCALLLQRRSEIAGMTFAEVNLDDAVWLIPGPRMKAGRPHTVPLPPQSIALIKEAMELSKKVGGEDASLVFPNARHKEVAIDPMSLSRALARLCASAGVEGATLHDLRRTGATALTSERLGISPFIRSKVLGHTTDAGGGAAVSMVHYDTNEYLGERRKALELWEKRLIEIVG; encoded by the coding sequence ATGCCGAAACTGCTTCTCACCGACAAGCTTGTGGCCGGCGCAAAAGCACTACCCGGCCAACGTCTCGAGCTCTGGGATCTGAAGGCCCCGGGCCTTTGCCTGCGCGTAACCGACCGCGGGCTGAAAACGTTTGTCATCCGATATCGGGGGGTCGATGGCGCTCAGCCAAGGTTGAAGCTGGGTCAGTTTCCTCAGTTGTCATTGAGGTCGGCCAGGATCGAAGCGGGACGTATCCGCAGCGAGGTTGAGGCCGGGAATGACCCAGCTGCGCTGAAGCGTCAGGCCAAGAAGCCGGTCGAGGCGCCGCTCACCTTTACCCAGCTGTACGACCAGTATGTCCAGGCGAGCCGTGCCGGGGAGTGGAAGCCGAAAGGCAAGAGAAAGCGCGAAGTCACCTTTGACTACGAAGAGGGCATCATAAGACGCCACATAAAGCCCGTTCTGGGCGACCTGCCCCTTGTTTCGATCACTCGGAAGACGATCAAGGAACTGCTCAGGGGAATGGTCGCCAAAGGCATCGGCCCCCAAACGAACCGCTGCCAGGCCGTCATTCGCCAAGTGTTTGCCTATGGCATTTCGGAGGACCTGGTGCAGATCAACCCTGCAACCGGCTTTGCACCGTTTGTGGACCAGGAGCCACGGCGCCGGGTCTGGTCAAACGACGAACTGAGGGCGCTGTGGGTCGCTCTCAACACCGAGGGTCCGCTGACCGACAAGCAGGGACGGAAATGTTTCGTCGGCCGCCAGCCACGCATCGCCATCATGCTCTGCGCCCTGCTTCTGCAACGCAGGTCAGAGATCGCCGGAATGACGTTCGCTGAGGTGAACCTTGACGATGCAGTCTGGCTGATCCCTGGACCCCGAATGAAAGCCGGCCGGCCGCACACCGTGCCCCTGCCGCCTCAGTCGATCGCACTGATCAAAGAGGCGATGGAACTGTCGAAAAAGGTCGGTGGCGAAGATGCAAGTCTGGTCTTCCCCAACGCGCGCCATAAGGAGGTCGCCATCGATCCGATGAGCCTGTCTCGCGCCCTTGCCCGACTTTGCGCCAGCGCGGGCGTAGAGGGAGCCACGCTGCATGATCTGCGGCGAACCGGTGCTACGGCGCTGACCAGCGAGCGGTTGGGCATCAGCCCTTTCATCCGGTCAAAGGTCCTGGGACACACGACCGACGCCGGTGGAGGCGCGGCGGTATCGATGGTTCACTACGACACCAACGAGTACCTTGGCGAAAGGCGAAAGGCGCTCGAGTTGTGGGAAAAGCGCTTGATCGAAATCGTAGGGTAG
- a CDS encoding helix-turn-helix domain-containing protein yields the protein MSPSHHPFVTRNPYMRLADLMAWLRISRSTAYSWIAQGRIPRGIRIGGVTLYDPRAVSEALGLDLEAR from the coding sequence ATGTCGCCTTCTCACCACCCCTTTGTCACCCGCAATCCCTACATGCGCCTAGCCGACCTGATGGCTTGGCTCCGCATCTCCCGCTCGACCGCTTATTCCTGGATCGCGCAGGGTCGCATTCCGCGGGGCATCCGCATCGGTGGCGTCACCCTGTACGATCCGCGCGCCGTTAGCGAAGCGCTCGGTCTCGACCTGGAGGCCCGCTAG
- a CDS encoding DUF2958 domain-containing protein — protein sequence MLKMSDAVRAALLANGRLQRESEGRSMDLTPVVKLFSPDGAATWLLTEIDPDNTDIAFGLADHGFGSPELGYVSLTELGAVRGGLGLPVELDRYFRADKPLSAYAAAAREAGRIVA from the coding sequence ATGCTGAAAATGTCCGATGCAGTTCGTGCGGCCCTGCTGGCCAATGGTCGTCTGCAGCGGGAGTCGGAGGGCCGGTCGATGGATCTGACGCCGGTGGTGAAGCTGTTCAGTCCGGACGGTGCGGCGACCTGGCTGCTGACGGAGATCGACCCGGACAACACCGACATCGCCTTCGGTCTGGCTGACCACGGCTTCGGCAGTCCGGAGTTGGGCTACGTCAGCCTGACCGAACTCGGCGCGGTACGCGGCGGCTTGGGCTTGCCGGTCGAACTTGATCGCTACTTTCGAGCCGACAAGCCCCTGTCCGCCTACGCTGCGGCCGCGCGCGAGGCGGGCCGCATCGTCGCCTAG
- a CDS encoding DUF885 domain-containing protein: protein MFDRRSVILGLGLSAVAPAALARSALGQAAEGADDAALIEALDAAFMEGVRASPETMTQLGMKERYSELDDYTPRAAAARLALGERQLANIQARFGGAQLSEQGQLSLRLYRDAFAQQREMFRWRRHQYLVSTNGSVMGQLPVMLINAHGVSSVEDAEAYVSRLNAVERVMNEVAAEFAARVADGLTPPAFTYEPVVRDGRNVITGAPFGEGEDSPVWADFQAKVNALEISAGEKTRLLEAGRAALTGPFKRGYERMLSEVERVGATHDRNDGVWALPDGAAFYQSSLKFYNSTDDTADWIHETGLSEVTRLHGEMDVIRNQVGFAGTLQDFFQHLRTDPQYQYPNTAEGRERFLADSRAYIAQAMQAAPQWFSQLPRTALEVRAVEEWRQATASVAFYNPPSADGARPGIYYVNLADMTQVSKPQAEAIAYHEGAPGHHFQLARAQEQESLPMFRKFAFYGAYIEGWGLYAEKLAKEMGFYTDPYSDFGRLSLELWRAIRMVVDTGIHTRRWTREQAISYFTENTMMSELNIRREVERYISDPGQATSYKVGQLKILALRDEARATMGDRFDIKGFHEAVLGAGALPLAVLEERVRAWAAA from the coding sequence ATGTTTGACCGCCGCTCAGTAATCCTTGGCCTTGGCCTGTCCGCTGTCGCGCCTGCTGCACTCGCCCGCTCGGCCCTTGGACAAGCCGCCGAGGGCGCTGACGACGCCGCGCTGATCGAGGCCCTGGACGCCGCCTTCATGGAAGGCGTGCGCGCTTCGCCCGAAACCATGACGCAGCTGGGTATGAAGGAACGCTACAGCGAGCTGGACGATTATACCCCCCGGGCGGCGGCGGCGCGGTTGGCGCTGGGCGAGCGTCAACTGGCGAATATCCAGGCGCGCTTCGGCGGGGCTCAACTGTCGGAGCAGGGCCAGCTGTCGCTTCGGCTCTATCGCGACGCCTTCGCCCAGCAGCGTGAGATGTTCCGCTGGCGTCGCCATCAGTATCTGGTCTCGACCAACGGCAGCGTGATGGGGCAGCTGCCGGTCATGCTGATCAACGCCCACGGTGTCTCGAGTGTCGAAGATGCCGAGGCCTACGTCTCGCGTCTCAACGCCGTCGAGCGGGTCATGAACGAGGTCGCGGCCGAATTCGCCGCCCGCGTTGCCGATGGGCTGACGCCGCCGGCCTTCACTTATGAGCCTGTCGTGCGCGACGGGCGCAACGTGATCACCGGCGCGCCCTTCGGCGAGGGTGAGGACTCGCCTGTCTGGGCCGACTTCCAGGCCAAGGTGAATGCGCTCGAAATCAGCGCTGGGGAGAAGACGCGCCTGCTGGAGGCGGGACGCGCAGCCCTGACCGGACCCTTCAAACGCGGCTATGAACGTATGCTGTCCGAGGTCGAGCGCGTCGGCGCGACGCACGACCGCAATGACGGGGTCTGGGCCCTGCCGGACGGTGCGGCATTCTACCAATCGTCGCTGAAATTCTACAACTCGACCGACGACACCGCCGACTGGATCCATGAGACCGGTCTGTCCGAAGTCACGCGCCTGCATGGCGAGATGGACGTGATCCGCAATCAGGTCGGTTTCGCGGGCACTCTGCAGGACTTCTTCCAGCATCTGCGCACCGATCCGCAGTACCAGTATCCGAACACCGCCGAGGGCCGGGAGCGGTTCCTGGCCGACAGCCGTGCCTATATCGCCCAGGCCATGCAAGCCGCGCCGCAGTGGTTCAGCCAGCTGCCGCGCACGGCGCTTGAGGTCCGTGCGGTCGAGGAATGGAGGCAGGCCACGGCCTCGGTCGCCTTCTACAACCCGCCCTCGGCGGATGGGGCGCGGCCCGGCATCTACTATGTGAACCTCGCCGACATGACCCAGGTGTCAAAGCCGCAGGCCGAAGCGATCGCCTATCATGAGGGCGCGCCTGGGCATCACTTCCAGCTGGCGCGGGCGCAGGAGCAGGAGAGCCTGCCGATGTTCAGGAAGTTCGCCTTCTACGGTGCCTATATCGAGGGCTGGGGCCTGTACGCCGAAAAGCTGGCCAAGGAGATGGGCTTCTATACCGATCCGTATTCGGACTTCGGCCGTCTGTCGCTGGAGCTGTGGCGGGCAATCCGCATGGTGGTCGACACGGGTATCCACACCCGTCGCTGGACCCGCGAGCAGGCGATCAGCTACTTCACCGAAAACACCATGATGTCGGAACTGAACATCCGTCGCGAGGTGGAACGCTACATCTCCGACCCAGGTCAGGCGACCAGCTACAAGGTCGGCCAATTGAAAATCTTGGCGCTGCGGGACGAGGCCCGGGCGACGATGGGCGACCGCTTCGACATCAAGGGCTTCCATGAAGCGGTGCTGGGCGCCGGCGCCCTTCCCCTGGCGGTGCTGGAGGAGCGTGTGCGCGCCTGGGCCGCAGCCTGA